A genome region from Oryctolagus cuniculus chromosome 20, mOryCun1.1, whole genome shotgun sequence includes the following:
- the TRMT5 gene encoding tRNA (guanine(37)-N1)-methyltransferase, whose protein sequence is MRVFLRRFGFSGRLLKAESRKLTGSESLGWLAGTSWPQQLREAPGIVLSDPRQRFCTMPEMETTEKDSELFAPPPEVRGMTNLDRSAFKKTVAVPVLKVKKEIVNRLMRALKRVALQRPGVKRVIEDPADGESRLVLLDPRKVLGHDSFEKAELSVLKQLNVHPQIAEYNLELTYENFKSEEILRAVLPEGQDVTSSFSRVGHIAHLNLRDHQLPFKHLIGQVMIDKNPGITSAVNKINNIDNTYRNFQMEVLSGEENMMAKVRENNYTYEFDFSKVYWNPRLSTEHSRITDLLHPGDVLFDVFAGVGPFAIPAAKKNCTVFANDLNPESHKWLLHNCKLNKVDHKVKIFNLDGKDFLQGPVRAELMQQLEPATERKHAVHIVMNLPARAIEFLSAFRLLLDGRPCSRELLPVVHCYSFSREARPAEDVRRRAAAALGSSLEAASSVHLVRNVAPNKEMLCISFRLPAAVLYRPRAANPENQDDPPVKRRRTDEAFPEGAALS, encoded by the exons ATGAG ggtctTTTTGAGGCGGTTTGGATTCTCAGGGAGACTTCTCAAAGCGGAAAGCCGTAAGCTAACTGGATCCGAGTCGCTGGGTTGGCTTGCTGGGACGTCATGGCCACAGCAGCTTAGAGAAGCGCCTGGCATTGTCTTGTCGGATCCGAGACAACGGTTCTGCACCATGCCAGAGATGGAAACCACCGAGAAAGACTCCGAATTGTTTGCTCCACCGCCTGAGGTTCGAGGAATGACAAACCTTGACAGGTCAGCCTTTAAAAAGACAGTCGCTGTACCAGTGCTTAAGGTGAAGAAAGAAATAGTCAACAGATTGATGAGAGCCCTGAAGAGGGTCGCACTGCAGCGGCCAGGCGTCAAGCGGGTGATCGAGGACCCAGCAGATGGCGAGAGTAGGTTGGTCCTGCTGGATCCTCGCAAGGTGCTTGGCCACGACTCCTTTGAGAAGGCAGAACTCAGTGTTTTGAAGCAGCTAAACGTCCATCCTCAGATAGCGGAGTATAATTTGGAACTCACTTACGAAAACTTTAAGTCGGAAGAAATCTTGAGAGCCGTGCTTCCCGAGGGTCAGGATGTGACTTCCAGCTTCAGCAGAGTGGGACACATCGCCCACCTGAACCTCCGCGACCATCAGCTGCCCTTCAAGCATTTAATCG gCCAAGTTATGATTGACAAAAATCCAGGAATCACTTCAgcagtaaataaaatcaataatattGACAATACATACAGAAATTTCCAAATGGAAGTGCTGTCAGGAGAGGAGAACATGATGGCCAAG GTTCGAGAAAACAACTACACCTatgaatttgatttttcaaaagtcTACTGGAACCCTCGGCTCTCCACGGAGCACAGCCGCATCACAGACCTCCTCCACCCCGGGGACGTCCTCTTTGATGTTTTTGCTGGAGTTGGGCCCTTTGCCATTCCAGCGGCGAAGAAAAACTGCACCGTGTTTGCCAATGATCTCAATCCTGAATCCCACAAATGGCTGTTGCACAACTGTAAATTAAATAAAGTGGACCACAAGGTGAAAATCTTCAACCTGGATGGGAAAGACTTCCTTCAAGGACCGGTCAGAGCGGAGTTAATGCAGCAGCTGGAGCCGGCCACGGAAAGGAAACACGCCGTGCACATCGTCATGAATCTGCCGGCCAGGGCCATCGAGTTCCTCAGTGCCTTCCGGCTGCTGCTGGACGGGCGGCCGTGCAGCCGCGAGCTGCTTCCCGTGGTGCACTGTTACAGCTTCTCCAGAGAGGCGCGCCCCGCGGAGGACGTGCGGCGGCGGGCGGCCGCGGCGCTGGGCAGCTCCCTGGAGGCGGCCAGTTCGGTTCACCTGGTGAGAAACGTGGCCCCCAACAAGGAGATGCTCTGCATCAGCTTCCGGCTCCCCGCGGCCGTGCTCTACAGGCCCCGGGCCGCAAATCCAG AGAATCAGGACGACCCGCCTGTCAAACGGCGGAGGACAGATGAAGCCTTTCCAGAAGGAGCAGCACTTAGCTAG